Proteins encoded together in one Camelina sativa cultivar DH55 chromosome 9, Cs, whole genome shotgun sequence window:
- the LOC104710963 gene encoding uncharacterized protein LOC104710963 — MMKRSPFRYKMRQSLSDITNSESHEELNTCSESREHVNRLMKENITLVKLLEERDKTIELSRYELRNLREGIQKLQVQNWSLAQSNSQFLGEIILARTKVKALHHEVTCKDALLKYKCCELERGENTQQRNVLTSENVLDITDEDSPSPRPFVPNRRRFIRSKSLGASTAHKIEAEKVKSETKRRQSRRRSARVRSAAQELTENLFEIEDLQLTMPNDMESHAGKKEEAELRTRHQNFKVHGSPVDQPLRRAAEKIHPYKEVSLVTKMRRS, encoded by the exons ATGATGAAAAGATCACCATTTCGTTACAAGATGAGGCAGAGTCTCTCTGATATCACTAACTCTGAGTCTCACGAAGAGCTTAATACGTGTTCCGAATCGCGTGAACATGTAAACCGGCTAATGAAG GAGAATATAACATTGGTTAAGCTTCTTGAGGAAAGAGA TAAAACAATTGAGCTAAGTAGATACGAATTGCGGAATCTACGTGAAGGCATACAGAAATTGCAAGTTCAGAATTGGAGCCTTGCTCAATCAAATTCCCAATTCTTAGGC GAGATCATTTTAGCCAGAACCAAG GTGAAAGCATTGCACCACGAGGTTACTTGCAAAGATGCTCTCTTAAAGTATAAATGTTGTGAACTAGAG AGAGGCGAAAACACACAACAGAGAAATGTACTAACAAGTGAGAATGTGTTAGATATAACCGACGAAGACTCACCGTCACCGAGACCTTTTGTACCAAACAGAAGGCGATTTATCAGAAGcaaat CCTTAGGAGCATCTACTGCACACAAAATTGAGGCAGAAAAAGTGAAATCTGAAACCAAAAG GAGGCAGTCACGAAGGAGATCAGCGAGAGTGAGATCAGCAGCTCAAGAATTGACTGAGAATCTGTTTGAGATCGAAGATCTTCAGCTTACAATGCCTAATGACATGGAGTCACATGctggaaagaaagaagaggcaGAGTTACGAACAAGACATCAAAATTTTAAGGTCCATGGATCACCAGTCGATCAACCATTGCGTAGAGCAGCTGAGAAGATACATCCATATAAGGAGGTTTCTCTTGTTACTAAGATGAGAAGGTCCTAA